One Flavobacteriales bacterium genomic window, AAAAAAAGGGAAAATATCAACCAGTTTCCAATCGAATTGTTGCTCAATAAATTGCCATTTTTGGGAAGTCTCAAGATGAATTATTTCTTCAAGCAACGCATCACTTACCAATTTTTTTTCGGGTTGATTGAGGAGCGTATATGCCCAAATAATTTGGTCTCTTTTTTCGAGAAAAAGAAATGAAAAACCCAAACGAAACCAACAAAAACACAACTCCCTGATGACTTTTCTATCGCGGCTTCCAAACTTTTTGTGCCGTTTTAAATATTGATTGATGGTAAAGGAAAATGATTTTCCTTTTTGGTGTTCACACAAACATTCGTATGCAAAATCAACGTGTCGTTGAAAAATGGCTTCGTAGTTCATTCAGCGGCTTTCAGCTGATAATCTTCAAATTTCAGGATAAAAACATTTTCATTCTGATTACAGCCATTTTCAAACCGATATTTAAAATTAGAACTCAAATAGCGAAATTCTTTACCGTCAATAAACGTTGGGAACTGACTGCCAAAAGCCATTAAAAATTCCCCTGCAAATTTCATTTGATCATATCCCAAATAGGAGTAAACACCTGGGTCTTCCCTGTACTGCAATCTAAAGTTTTGTCGAAAATTGATAACAGCATTGCTCGAATCGTTTACAAAATCGGATGCTACCAAATGCACATGTGTTTTATCCCAAAAATTGTAATCATTATCCATAAAATCTGACCAGGCATTAAAACCAAAAACAGCTACATCTCTTCGGGTTTGATAAATGCTACCTAAGGTGGTATTAACCACCGAAGGGGTATATGACAGAACGAAAACCACCGTTTTTTTGTCTTTCAAAAGCATATTGCCCCACGATGTTTTTCCGTATGTTGTAGAAGTAATATTGCTAATGCCGGCAGAGCGAAGTTTTGCTTTTAATATTGTTTCATACTCTATGTTCATGGCCTTCCCATCTGTTAAAATAACAACCGGGCTATTTGCAAACTTTTTCTTTACATATTCGGCAGATCGCTGAGCTTTATTATCGTTATTGGGCGTAGTGCAATAAAGTATTTGGTTGGCAATCTTTTGTGTTTCGATGGTGGTAAACGGCGAAAAAACAGGAATACTGTTTTTTAAACCGAAATCGGCAACCGAGGTAATCATTTCTTCGCCTATAGGGCCAATAATTAAATCCATGTTTTTCATGTTGGGATTGGCCAAAATAGTTTTCAGTTTGTCGGCATTGTTTTCGTTGTCAAAAACGTGAAGTTTTAATTTCAATCCATCACGCTCTAATGCCGAGAGTGCCATTTTAAACCCTTGATAATATTGCACCATAATGGTTGAAATCTGCCTGTTGGCGGCATCGTCTGTATGATAAAAAAAAGGTAAAATTAATGCAGCGTTAAACTCGGTTTTGTGCGGTTCAACCTGATATTTTTCTCCAAAAAAATCAATCGTTACTGTTTTTTTCGCTTCTGATTCAATGGTCTTTTTGGTTTCTGGAGTTTTGGTTTCTGTTGATGTTTTTTCCTGTTTTGCGGGAATTTCATTTTCAGAAACTACCACATCTTCTTTCTCATTAGACCGAGAAATGGTTTTAAAGGCATTGCACGAAATCAGCAATAAAGCGGCAATAAATGCCAAAAATTTATTCCCACTCAATTGTTGCCGGAGGTTTTGAACTAATATCATACACTACTCTGTTTATGCCTTTAATGTTGTTAATTATTCGGTTGCTTACATCCGCCAAAAAGCGGTGTGGTAAATCAACCCAGTCGGCAGTCATGCCATCAAGCGAGGTAACTGCTCTCAAACAAATTACATTTTCATAGGTTCTTTCATCACCCATAACACCTACCGAACGTATCGGCAAAAATATTGCTCCGGCCTGCCAAACACTGTCATACAAATTATGTGCCTTTAAAGAATCAATGAAAATGGCATCTGCTTCCTGCAATACCCGCACATTGTCGGCAGTGATGTCGCCCAAAATTCGTATGGCTAAACCAGGACCCGGAAAAGGATGTCTATTCAAAATTTCATGTGGTAGATTTAGCTCAGCCCCTATTTTTCTGACTTCATCTTTAAAAAGTGTATTGAGAGGTTCTAATAACTTTAGGTTCATTTTTTCGGGCAAACCACCGACATTATGGTGGCTTTTTATGGTAGCCGATGGCCCATTTACCGATACCGATTCTATCACATCCGGATAGATGGTTCCTTGTGCCAACCATTTTGCATTTTCCACCTTAGAAGCCTCACTGTCAAACACTTCAATAAACAATCGGCCAATTATTTTTCGTTTTGTCTCGGGGTCAGTAACGCCGCTCAGCTCATTCAAAAAAAGATTGGATGCATCCACCCCACGCACGTTTAAACCTAATTGTTCGTAGGTTTTAAGAACGTTTTCAAATTCATTTTTTCTTAGTAAACCATTGTTTACGAATATGCAATGAAGTTGTGTGCCGATGGCTTTGTGAATTAAAAGAGCCGCCACCGACGAATCTACACCACCGCTAAGACCCAAAATGACTTTGTCTGAGCCAACCTTTTCTTTTATTTCGGTAACTGCCGTTTGCACATAGTGTGCTGGAGTCCATTCAGAAGCACACCCACAAATACCATGTACAAAATTGGATAATAGTGTTTTTCCATCCGTAGAATGTGTTACTTCTGGATGAAACTGAATGGCATAAATATCTTTATTCTCTATTTGAAAAGCGGCTATCTCAACTGTTTCGGTACCAGCAATAATTTGAGTGTTTTCGGGTTTTTTGGTTATGGTATCGCCATGCGACATCCACACTTGCGAACCCGGACTGATGTTTTGAAACAGAGCATTTTTTTGCACCGAAACCAAATTTGACCTTCCGTATTCTCTGTGTTTTGAGGCCTCCACATTTCCACCAAACTTGGTGGCCAACCATTGTGCACCATAACAAACACCGAGCAACGGAACCGCCAGATTGACTACATCCAACGCAGGCTGTGGAGCATTTTCATCTCTTACCGAGCATGGACTTCCAGAAAGTATAATACCCTTAACGGATTCATCCAGTTTTACATCTGCATTAAACGGATGGATTTCGCAATAAACATTCAATTCGCGAACCCTACGAGCAATTAACTGTGTGTATTGCGACCCAAAATCAAGAATTATCAGTTTTTCTTCCATGCAAAAAAATCAAGCACAAAAGTAAACTTTTATAAAAGTGAAGATTGAACATTATCACATATAATATAAACATTCAATCCAATAAGCTAATTGGATAAAAATATGAAAATTGGTTGTGAAAAAATTGAATGCTTTTAGTGTGCTAAGCTTCTGTAAACTTGTACCCTACGCCTCGCAACGATTTGAAAAACTCCGGATTTTTGGGGTCTCTTTCAAAGTATTTTCTAAAGGCCAAAATAAAATTATCGATGGTTCGGGTGGATGGATAAACCGAATATCCCCAAACGGTTTGAAGAATTTTTTCGCGACTTACCACTTCATTTTTGTGTTCAATTAAGAGTTTTAGAAGTAGCGTTTCCTTTTTTGTCAGCGAAAACGAACCACCAACTCCTTTGGCTTCGTAGCTTACAAAATTGACATAATTGTCTCCAAATGAATATTCTGAATGTGTGACACCAGTTGAGTTGGCATCATTTCTTTCTAACAATCGTTTTACCCTTAATAAAAATTCTTCTAAATTGAAGGGTTTTACCATATAGTCATCCCCGCCCTTTTTTAGTCCTAAAACCCTATCTTCGGCAGTATTTTTAGCTGAAAGAAACATTACCGGTACTTGTGAGTCGTGCAAACGAATATTTTCGCAAACAGCTATGCCGTCTATATTCGGAATCATAATGTCAAGAATAACCAAATCAAATCGTTGCTCCTTAAATTTTGAAACAGCCGTAAGACCATCATAAACCACCACCGGATGGTAGTCTTCGAGTTCTAAATTCAATTTTAGGGTTTCAGCTAAATGCTTTTCGTCTTCTACCAATAAAATACGTTTCTTCATAAAGGGCATCAATTAATTGTGTGAGTCAATCAATATTTATTAACTTTTTTAAAGCAAAAAAAGTATTGACCGAAACTATGTCATTTGTCATCTCAAAAATGGGATGATTTTAAATCTCTATTGTCATGGACTACTCATTTTTTTTGCGGGAACCACAATTGTAAAAATTGTTCCTTTGGGATGATTGTCGGAAACCACAATGCTTCCTTTGTGCTTCTCTATGGTTTCTTTAACAATAAACAACCCCAAACCTGTTCCCTTGGTGTCGCGAGTTTCTTCGTCCTCGACCCTATAAAATTTTTTGAATATTTTTTTCTTCTCGGCTTCCGGAATTCCAATTCCGTGGTCTTTTATTTCAATTATGGCTTTATTTTTTTTGAACGTCAACCCAACAAAAATTGGGTTATCCTTTCCATATTTTATGGCGTTTTCAAGTAAATTATTCAATGAAATTCTGATAACAAACCGATCTCCCTCCATTTCAATTCCTTCTTCTATTTGAGCCTCTATTTCTGCTCGAAGCGAATAACTTTCCACCAATTTTTCAATCATTTCGGTTACCGAAAATGGTTCTTTACCATAGTTGTATTTGTCATTTTCTATTTGCATGGCCGTTAGCATATTTTCGGTCAATTCATTCAACCTATCGCTGTTGGCCACCGCTTTATCAATCAATTCGTTTTGTTTTTCTCTGGGCAACTCCCGCACTCTGATGGTTTGCAGCAGTAGTTTCATGGCGGCTATCGGGGTTTTGAGTTCGTGGGTTACGGAGAGCAAAAAGTTATTTTGTTGTTTGTTTAGTCTATAAATAATCTGGACCGAATAATAAACGCCATAAACTCCGATGCCAACCAACAAAGACAACAAGACGGCCTGAAAAATGTGTAATCTAACTTTTCGCACCCGTTCTATCTCCAATCGGTTCAAAACGGTTTTAGAAATATCAATACCCAAGTTTATTTTTCCTTCTTTAAACGTAAAAATTGGCTTATATGTTCCTGAATTATAATATCTTAAAAATTCTCTTATTCGATTGGAGTCTGCCTCCATTTCAATTTCTTGAAGATATATGGTTTGGGTATCTGCAGATATAAATTCATTGTTTTTACCTTTTTGAATGACATTGAGAATACAAGCATATTTTCCGGCTTCCAAAAGCTCCCGATTGGTTTTGTAGATGGCATTACTCGAATCAATCAACGAAAAAGCCAGCCAGCCAAATGCGGCAATAACGTAGAGGATAACGAAGATGAAAAACAGCCTTAATTTCATTTTTATAGGTCTGCGAATTTAACCCACTATTTTATCCGAAATTTGCATGAATGCTTAAAAATATCTCAAAACGGCAGCTTTCTTTAAGAAACGGTACCGACAAACCCGAAGTATGGGTAGCCTATAAAGGATTGGTGTATGATGTTTCCAAAAGTAGGCTTTGGTTTACTGGAAAACATTATGAACACTGGGCTGGGCAAGATTTGACCGATGAATTAATTGATGCACCTCACTCAGCATCTGTATTTGAAAAATTTGTGGCTATCGGCAAACTGGCAGATTGAGTTTTGACTATCGCTTAAAAAATTGTTGCAGTTTATTTTGATAATAGGCCTGCATAAATAAAGGGCTACAGCCGCTTGAAGAATATTTCTTGCTTATTAAATCATAGCATTGATGACAATCTGGCGTTACCTCACAAATACCATCAAAATAGCTGTAAAATGCTCGGTTTGAAGACTGAAAAAGATTCGATTTATTGTCCACTTTTTCGTTATCGCCAATTTTTTGAACAAACCCAAAAACTTCAGTCTGGCTTACAATATCCTCAATAACAGCATGATTTTTTATAACTCCACCCGAAATTAACAATGGAATTTTAAAATTAACTTTGTCATAATTGTTTGTGCGAGAATCTTTGGTTCTGCCGTGGTCGGCGGTAACAATCAATAAGGTATTTTTCCATTCTCTCGATTTTTCGAGTTTAGAAATAAAAACGCCCAAACAACTATCGGTATATGCAATGCTGTTTTCATACAAATCTGAATACTTTTTATAGTTTGGCACATCAAAAGGTTCGTGGCTACTGAGCGAAAACATCATTAAAAACTGCTTTTTCTCAGTTTTATCAAAATCATCAAAAAAACGTTCAAACACAATTTCATCATGAATGCCCCATGCCGTTTTATTTTTGCTGTCAAAATCATCTTCGCTCACTATTTTATCACATTGCATAAAAAGAGATTTCATATTGGCAAATTCCAAATTGCCACCATAATAAAACCGTTTCTCAAAACCTTGAAACACTTTAAAAATATTATCCTTTTGGGCAATAATATCGGCAAAATTGGTCAGTGTTTGTCTTGCCAACGAAGGTGTTCCGGTTACCAAAGCCATCAGCCCTTTATCCGACCGAAAACTGGAAGAATAACAATTGGTAAAGCATACAGACCTTTGCATTAAGTTGTCGAGATTTGGCGTATATGTTTTTTCGTTGCCAGACAAAAATCCGCTGTTAAATGCCGCAAAACTTTCCAAAACAATCAGTAAAACATTTTCAATCTCATCGTGCTTCAGCAGCGTGTCTAATCCGGTATTTCTATATTCCATTTTGGCTAAAACTTCTTGAGCTTCTTCATCACTCATAAACTTTATGGGTTTATTTTTTTTGCTTTCAGATTCAATGGCAATAAAACTCCAAGATGCATTGATAGCCGCACTGTTATACATGGGATTAGCAGAATAATAGGCACTTGTTATACCAATTGGAGCTTTATCAAAGCTGCTTCTTATCATCAAAAAAATGATTGGAAACAATAAAATGGTCGTCCATTTTGCATTATCCATTTGAAAGGTTGGCAGAGGCATCCATTTTTTATAAAAAAGCAGAAATAAGGTTGCCAAAAAAGCAGTTGCCGCCAAATAGTGGCTCCAACGAACTGAATAAAATCCGGCATTGTCGTTTCCTAAAAACTGCGTGAAGGAAAGATTGCACTTTTGCCCCCAGTAATGAAAGAAAAAAGGATCGGTTGCGGCAATAATGCCCACCAGAATAAATAAAATGATATGGTAAATCTTCAAAAATTTGCTTACCCAAACATGCTTTGAAGGCTGAAAAAAAGAAAGCAGCACAGGCACTATGAGCAAATAGCCAATAAAGGACAAATCTAACCGAAGGCCATGCCACGCGGCATAGGGCAACTGCAGTAAATCCTTTAGTTCGGACATATTTATAGCCAAAAAAAAAGCTCTGGCCAATAAAAATATAAAAAGCCAGTGAGCGATGAATTTGAAAAGGAATCTAAAATTCAAAGCAAAAGGGCAATTTTGGTTTAGGAACAGGAAATTTTGTTTACTCGATTTTGATGTCGCCCACCTTCAAAATCGGTTTCGATAAATGCACGGACAATCTCCGTGGCTGTATCAAAGTCAATAAAACGGGCAGGAATGCACACCACATTTGCATCGTTATGTTGTCGGGCAAGTTCGCCTAATTCTTTAGTCCAGCAAAGAGCGGCTCTTATTTTTTGATGTTTGTTGGCCGTCATGCACACGCCATTTCCACTACCACAAATCAAAACGCCCAAATGACATTTACCACTTTCTACAGCCTCGGCCACGGGGTGCACAAAATCAGGGTAATCAACAGATTGTGAAGAATCGGTGCCAAAATTTATGAAGTCTATTTTATTGCCAAATTTTTCAATAAGCATAAACTTATATTCAGTTCCGGCATGGTCGTTTCCAATTGCAATTTTATATTTCATTTTCTCTAATTCTTTGTTTTTCAACTCGTTGGGCAAGTGATATTCCAATTTCAAAAAGCATATATACCGGAATAGTCATTAAAATTTGGCTGGCAACATCTGGTGGGGTAATGATGGCACACAAAATGAGTATGACTAAAAATGCATGCCGGCGATATTTTTTTAATACTTCAGACGAAATTAAGCCCAATTTGGCCAAAAAATAAATGATTAAAGGTAGCTCAAACACCAATCCTGAAGCAAGCGGAAGTGTGGTAACAATTGAGGTGTATGAGGCCAAGGTCCATTCGTTGGTAATAAACTGGGAGGGCTGAAAATTGATAAAAAAATTGATGCTGAGTGGTGTTAAAACATAATAACCAAAAGCCACACCCAGCAAAAACAGAAAAGAAGTGGTTAAAACCACTCCAGTTGTTTTTTTCTGTTCTGCGGGTTTTAAAGCAGGTTTCAAAAATCGCCAAAACTCCCAGAGCACATAGGGTATTCCGGCCACAAAGCCCGCTACAAAACCCACTGTCATAAAATAGGTAAATGTGCCGCTTACACTAATATTTTGGATTTTTATGGAAGGAGTTTGCATGCAAATTTTATCGCTATCATAGAGGTAGTAGGACAGCTTGCAAAACCAGGTGTAAAGCGGAAAATCAGGTTGTAAGATTCCAAAGATTATTTCATCAAAAATAACTTTGTAGTTAATCATTGCCACAATGGACAAGATTAAAATAACGACTACCGAACGAATGATGTGCCACCTCAACTCTTCGAGGTGGTCAAGAAAAGACATTTGCTTTTCCTGTTCATCTACATCAACCTGATCTAAAGCCATGTGTTATTTATCAGGTAAGCATTCCGCCACATACGTGCAAAGTTTGTCCGGTAATGTAGGCCGACATATCTGAGGCAAGAAAAACACAGGCATTGGCCACATCTTCGGGAGTTCCACCACGTTTTAGTGGTATGGTTTCTACCCACGATTTTACGACATTTTCATCCAAAGCACCTGTCATTTCTGTTTCTATGAAACCCGGAGCTATTACGTTGCATCGTATATTTCGGCTGCCCAACTCTTTGGCAACTGATTTGGAAAAACCAATTATTCCGGCCTTTGAGGCAGCATAATTAGCCTGACCGGCATTTCCATTAACACCCACCACTGAAGACATGTTGATGATAGAGCCTTTTTTATTTTTAAGGAATGTTCGCAGACAAGCTTTGGTAAGGTTAAAAACGGATTTAAGGTTTACCTCCATTACCTCGTCCCACTGTTCTTCGCTCATTCGCATTAGCAGCGTATCTCTTGTAATTCCGGCATTGTTAATCAAAATATCAATGTTTCCAAAATCGGCCAACACTGCATTAACCAACTCTTCGGAAGCGGCCAACGAGGCTGCATTGCTTTGATAACCTTTTACCTTTACACCAAATTTTGACGACAAATCATCCTCAATTTGTTTTGCTCTTTCTACCGAACTTGCATAGGTAAAGGCAATATTGGCTCCCTGCTTTGCAAACTGGGTGGCAATGCCAAGCCCAATGCCTCGGGTAGCACCTGTTATTAAAGCAATTTTATCCGTTAATAGACCCATAAAAAATTAAGTTTTAAATGTGTGGCAAAAATATAGCATCGCAAACCATTTGCATAAAAAAAGCTCAATTCTATTGAATTGAGCTTTTATGAAAGAAATAGTTTACCCCTTATTGATCTGCATTTCGCTCAATAGAAAAATGTCCTTTCGTAAAAGAGCGTTGATTAATCCCAGATTTTAAGGTAGCCGTAAAAGTCCCCTCTACCTTTTGACCTACCTCACCGTATTTTGTCACCTTGAGGTCCACAGCTCCGGTACCATCGTTTTTCGACTCAATTCTAGTAGCATTTTCACCAGTTGCAATTTCCAACTTAAAATTTGCAGAATTTTGATCAAAATTAGCTATAGATTTACCAGGAAACTCAATCAATATTTCGGCTTTGCTTGTAATCGTAGCTCCCAATTTGTCTTTAGTGGAATAACCAATTCCATTAATAGTGGTAATATCAGAAACTTTATCATAGTAACAAATTGTTTGAGATTTATCAATAAGTACCTGATAATCTTTAAAACTCACAGTAAATCCAAATCCAGCAGTGTCTTTAACTACTGGGGTTGGAGGTGTATCTATTGGATCAACAATAGTTTCTGGACCACAACCCGTTAATAGACTTCCGGTTCCAACAAAAAATAAAGGAGCCGCGATAAATGCTCCAAAAATGTATTTCAATAGTTTCATATCTAACTAATTTTTAATGTATGGTGCAATTATAATCGAAACTAACAAAACTTATCTCAGATTAGCGTATTTTTTTGCATCTCCATTAAATATTGGTTGGCCTGCTTTTCGTTAAATGTCTTAATATTGTTTGGATGCTGGTAAATCTTCATGTCTTCATTTCCCACATAGCTCAAACCAATGTTATTCATTTCTAAATAACTTCCTTCGGGTAAACAAATAACCTCTGTTTTGCTCAATAAAATAAACTCTTTGAGTCTATCCATTCGGCTTTCACCTCCATGATTTGGAATTGTTTTTTCACTGTAGTGTGGGTTTATTTGAAATGGAATAAGGTTTAAGGCATTGAACGATTTTGGCTCTACAATAGGCATATCGTTGGTGGTGCAAATGGTTTTTCCGGCAATGTTTGAGCCGGCACTCCACCCAATGTAGATAGCTCCATGTTTCACTGCCTTTTTAATTGGTTCTATCAACTCCAAATCATACAGCATTTGCAATAGGCGAAAGGTATTGCCGCCACCAACGGCAATAACATCGGCATTTTGAATGGCTTCTACTTTGTTTTCCAGCGTGTGAATACCGACTACTTCAATTCCAAATTCAGCCAATGTCGTCCGTACCTTTTGGGTATATTCGTCATACGAAATGGTGACTCCGGCATAAGGTACAAAAAGAATTTTTTTATTCCCTTGAACGAATTGGTCGATTATGGTTTTTGCATGATTCAAATAAGGCTCCCCATAATTGGTAGAGTTGCTCAACAATAACAAATTCATGGTGCAAGATTACGCTTTTAAAAAAACAAAAAGGCTTTTCTGCATTGCAAAAAAGCCTTTGAAAACGAAATAAAGAATATGCTCTTTTAAAATGGAACGATAACAAGTCCGACAGCCACAGTGTTCATTTCAGGACCTCTACCTTCCTTGAAAATAGGGGTTTGATAATATTTACCATATAAAATAAAGTCTCCGTATCCCAGCTGAACGACATAGCCAGTGCGAAAATCACTAAAGCCGTAATCGCCTTTTATGTTGTATTTTTCTTTGTCGCCACCACTCCCCCATTTTTGCTTTTGTTTTGAGCCAATTAAGTACCCAAACTGAGCTCCGGCGGCAATTGTAAAGGATTTTTTTTCATCGCAAGGATTGCTTTTAAAATGCAACATAAGCGGCACAGTGGCATATTTGCTTACCAACTTATTGGTTCTATAATCAATGTTATTGTTTATCTCAAAGGTCATTGGGCTGGATTCTCTGTTTATTGTAACCCCTTTTCTAAACCGATAGTGGTTTAACTCCAAACCAAGTCCATAAACCAATCGCAGCTTGCCCTTCACAATGTTTACACCTTGTTGTACAAAGCCAATATTCAAATTTCCGGATGTATTTTCCAAGGCCAAATCCTTATACGCTTCGGGCATATCAAAATTTCCGGCTCTGTTAAGCATTTGATTAAAACCAAGTTCGAGGGTTAAACCATGAGTAACCACTTTTTCCGTTTTATCATCGCAATCTTTGTTCACAACAACATCCCCATTTTCTTCCGTTGTCATGGTGTCTGGCAACAAATCCGTTGATACCAGCGTATCTTCAAGCGGCATATTCTCCTTCATTTCTGCCTCATTAACCTTTATCACCTTCTTTTTAGATT contains:
- a CDS encoding amino acid ABC transporter substrate-binding protein; this translates as MSGNKFLAFIAALLLISCNAFKTISRSNEKEDVVVSENEIPAKQEKTSTETKTPETKKTIESEAKKTVTIDFFGEKYQVEPHKTEFNAALILPFFYHTDDAANRQISTIMVQYYQGFKMALSALERDGLKLKLHVFDNENNADKLKTILANPNMKNMDLIIGPIGEEMITSVADFGLKNSIPVFSPFTTIETQKIANQILYCTTPNNDNKAQRSAEYVKKKFANSPVVILTDGKAMNIEYETILKAKLRSAGISNITSTTYGKTSWGNMLLKDKKTVVFVLSYTPSVVNTTLGSIYQTRRDVAVFGFNAWSDFMDNDYNFWDKTHVHLVASDFVNDSSNAVINFRQNFRLQYREDPGVYSYLGYDQMKFAGEFLMAFGSQFPTFIDGKEFRYLSSNFKYRFENGCNQNENVFILKFEDYQLKAAE
- the guaA gene encoding glutamine-hydrolyzing GMP synthase; this encodes MEEKLIILDFGSQYTQLIARRVRELNVYCEIHPFNADVKLDESVKGIILSGSPCSVRDENAPQPALDVVNLAVPLLGVCYGAQWLATKFGGNVEASKHREYGRSNLVSVQKNALFQNISPGSQVWMSHGDTITKKPENTQIIAGTETVEIAAFQIENKDIYAIQFHPEVTHSTDGKTLLSNFVHGICGCASEWTPAHYVQTAVTEIKEKVGSDKVILGLSGGVDSSVAALLIHKAIGTQLHCIFVNNGLLRKNEFENVLKTYEQLGLNVRGVDASNLFLNELSGVTDPETKRKIIGRLFIEVFDSEASKVENAKWLAQGTIYPDVIESVSVNGPSATIKSHHNVGGLPEKMNLKLLEPLNTLFKDEVRKIGAELNLPHEILNRHPFPGPGLAIRILGDITADNVRVLQEADAIFIDSLKAHNLYDSVWQAGAIFLPIRSVGVMGDERTYENVICLRAVTSLDGMTADWVDLPHRFLADVSNRIINNIKGINRVVYDISSKPPATIEWE
- a CDS encoding response regulator transcription factor, translated to MPFMKKRILLVEDEKHLAETLKLNLELEDYHPVVVYDGLTAVSKFKEQRFDLVILDIMIPNIDGIAVCENIRLHDSQVPVMFLSAKNTAEDRVLGLKKGGDDYMVKPFNLEEFLLRVKRLLERNDANSTGVTHSEYSFGDNYVNFVSYEAKGVGGSFSLTKKETLLLKLLIEHKNEVVSREKILQTVWGYSVYPSTRTIDNFILAFRKYFERDPKNPEFFKSLRGVGYKFTEA
- a CDS encoding HAMP domain-containing histidine kinase produces the protein MKLRLFFIFVILYVIAAFGWLAFSLIDSSNAIYKTNRELLEAGKYACILNVIQKGKNNEFISADTQTIYLQEIEMEADSNRIREFLRYYNSGTYKPIFTFKEGKINLGIDISKTVLNRLEIERVRKVRLHIFQAVLLSLLVGIGVYGVYYSVQIIYRLNKQQNNFLLSVTHELKTPIAAMKLLLQTIRVRELPREKQNELIDKAVANSDRLNELTENMLTAMQIENDKYNYGKEPFSVTEMIEKLVESYSLRAEIEAQIEEGIEMEGDRFVIRISLNNLLENAIKYGKDNPIFVGLTFKKNKAIIEIKDHGIGIPEAEKKKIFKKFYRVEDEETRDTKGTGLGLFIVKETIEKHKGSIVVSDNHPKGTIFTIVVPAKKMSSP
- a CDS encoding cytochrome b5, with translation MLKNISKRQLSLRNGTDKPEVWVAYKGLVYDVSKSRLWFTGKHYEHWAGQDLTDELIDAPHSASVFEKFVAIGKLAD
- a CDS encoding LTA synthase family protein, translated to MSELKDLLQLPYAAWHGLRLDLSFIGYLLIVPVLLSFFQPSKHVWVSKFLKIYHIILFILVGIIAATDPFFFHYWGQKCNLSFTQFLGNDNAGFYSVRWSHYLAATAFLATLFLLFYKKWMPLPTFQMDNAKWTTILLFPIIFLMIRSSFDKAPIGITSAYYSANPMYNSAAINASWSFIAIESESKKNKPIKFMSDEEAQEVLAKMEYRNTGLDTLLKHDEIENVLLIVLESFAAFNSGFLSGNEKTYTPNLDNLMQRSVCFTNCYSSSFRSDKGLMALVTGTPSLARQTLTNFADIIAQKDNIFKVFQGFEKRFYYGGNLEFANMKSLFMQCDKIVSEDDFDSKNKTAWGIHDEIVFERFFDDFDKTEKKQFLMMFSLSSHEPFDVPNYKKYSDLYENSIAYTDSCLGVFISKLEKSREWKNTLLIVTADHGRTKDSRTNNYDKVNFKIPLLISGGVIKNHAVIEDIVSQTEVFGFVQKIGDNEKVDNKSNLFQSSNRAFYSYFDGICEVTPDCHQCYDLISKKYSSSGCSPLFMQAYYQNKLQQFFKR
- the rpiB gene encoding ribose 5-phosphate isomerase B, translating into MKYKIAIGNDHAGTEYKFMLIEKFGNKIDFINFGTDSSQSVDYPDFVHPVAEAVESGKCHLGVLICGSGNGVCMTANKHQKIRAALCWTKELGELARQHNDANVVCIPARFIDFDTATEIVRAFIETDFEGGRHQNRVNKISCS
- the tatC gene encoding twin-arginine translocase subunit TatC; protein product: MALDQVDVDEQEKQMSFLDHLEELRWHIIRSVVVILILSIVAMINYKVIFDEIIFGILQPDFPLYTWFCKLSYYLYDSDKICMQTPSIKIQNISVSGTFTYFMTVGFVAGFVAGIPYVLWEFWRFLKPALKPAEQKKTTGVVLTTSFLFLLGVAFGYYVLTPLSINFFINFQPSQFITNEWTLASYTSIVTTLPLASGLVFELPLIIYFLAKLGLISSEVLKKYRRHAFLVILILCAIITPPDVASQILMTIPVYMLFEIGISLAQRVEKQRIRENEI
- the fabG gene encoding 3-oxoacyl-[acyl-carrier-protein] reductase; amino-acid sequence: MGLLTDKIALITGATRGIGLGIATQFAKQGANIAFTYASSVERAKQIEDDLSSKFGVKVKGYQSNAASLAASEELVNAVLADFGNIDILINNAGITRDTLLMRMSEEQWDEVMEVNLKSVFNLTKACLRTFLKNKKGSIINMSSVVGVNGNAGQANYAASKAGIIGFSKSVAKELGSRNIRCNVIAPGFIETEMTGALDENVVKSWVETIPLKRGGTPEDVANACVFLASDMSAYITGQTLHVCGGMLT
- the pepE gene encoding dipeptidase PepE; translation: MNLLLLSNSTNYGEPYLNHAKTIIDQFVQGNKKILFVPYAGVTISYDEYTQKVRTTLAEFGIEVVGIHTLENKVEAIQNADVIAVGGGNTFRLLQMLYDLELIEPIKKAVKHGAIYIGWSAGSNIAGKTICTTNDMPIVEPKSFNALNLIPFQINPHYSEKTIPNHGGESRMDRLKEFILLSKTEVICLPEGSYLEMNNIGLSYVGNEDMKIYQHPNNIKTFNEKQANQYLMEMQKNTLI
- a CDS encoding PorT family protein → MNSLVKFTLAGVAILTMQTSWAQQTEESVIDTKHLKITVVGKNSVADTISPESKKKVIKVNEAEMKENMPLEDTLVSTDLLPDTMTTEENGDVVVNKDCDDKTEKVVTHGLTLELGFNQMLNRAGNFDMPEAYKDLALENTSGNLNIGFVQQGVNIVKGKLRLVYGLGLELNHYRFRKGVTINRESSPMTFEINNNIDYRTNKLVSKYATVPLMLHFKSNPCDEKKSFTIAAGAQFGYLIGSKQKQKWGSGGDKEKYNIKGDYGFSDFRTGYVVQLGYGDFILYGKYYQTPIFKEGRGPEMNTVAVGLVIVPF